A genomic window from Cotesia glomerata isolate CgM1 linkage group LG7, MPM_Cglom_v2.3, whole genome shotgun sequence includes:
- the LOC123269274 gene encoding uncharacterized protein LOC123269274 produces the protein MDSSSEGSTDEEEVLRLFDKEAKVIVQSETLPKKSADRYMQNYNAYKNWKEKNKNSLSTSEENNLIVYFKDLKKRLSPLTLWSVWSMLKKTLNTNDDIQINNFLNLKSMIKRNAKGHRPKKSFILTWEQIKKFIDEAPDSEYLAVKVVLIFGICGCLRCLELTNMKVGDVEDLNGRYLISINDNKNDYPGQFIIGNLFYAKVKTYISKRPSGNFNDRFFIQYTKDRCTRTPIGRHTIGGMPKKIATYLDLPNINRYTGHCFRRSSATLLSNSGANMQMIKQLGRWRSDVIAQGYVENSLHNRQMIFNGIIQNETEVIPEPRPSTSTAEPDILYPQSEINNAQDATIDSQEETINAHEETVNPENSTINPKEANVNTEQETHDFESALIDLNWSDFEDDFTEMDPKQTSSK, from the exons atggaCTCTTCGTCTGAAGGCTCCACTGATGAAGAAGAAGTGCTGCGATTATTCGATAAAGAAGCTAAAGTTATTGTGCAGAGTGAAACGTTACCAAAGAAATCAGCTGATCGATACATGCAAAATTATAATGCCTACAAAAACTggaaggaaaaaaataaaaattccctCTCGACGTCAGaagaaaacaatttaattgtttattttaaagatttaaaaaaaaggttaAGTCCATTAACTCTATGGAGCGTGTGGAGTATGCTAAAAAAGACATTAAATACCAATGATGATATacagataaataatttcttaaatttaaaaagtatgattaAACGAAATGCTAAAGGACACAGACCgaagaaatcttttattttaacatgggaacaaattaaaaaatttattgatgaaGCTCCTGACTCAGAATATTTAGCAGTGAAG GTTGTATTAATATTTGGAATATGTGGCTGCTTACGATGTTTAGAATTAACAAACATGAAAGTTGGAGACGTAGAAGATTTGAATGGGAGGTACTTAATATCTATCaatgacaataaaaatgattaccCTGGCCAATTTATTATTGGGAATCTCTTCTACGCTAAAGTTAAAACTTATATTTCCAAGAGACCATCTGGTAATTTCAATGACAGGTTTTTCATCCAATACACGAAAGACAGATGTACTCGAACTCCTATAGGACGTCATACTATAGGAGGAATGCCGAAAAAAATTGCGACTTATTTGGATCTGCCTAACATCAATAGATATACCGGCCACTGCTTTAGAAGATCATCTGCAACGCTTCTCTCGAACTCCGGCGCGAACATGCAGATGATCAAACAGCTAGGGAGATGGCGTTCAGATGTGATCGCCCAAGGCTACGTTGAAAATTCCTTACACAACAGGCAGATGATTTTCAATGGAATAATCCAGAATGAGACCGAGGTAATTCCTGAACCCCGACCATCAACCAGCACAGCAGAACCCGACATTTTATACCCTCAATCCGAAATTAATAATGCTCAAGACGCAACCATTGATTCCCAAGAAGAAACCATCAACGCTCATGAAGAAACTGTTAACCCCGAAAATTCAACGATTAATCCCAAAGAAGCGAATGTTAACACCGAACAAGAAACCCACGACTTTGAATCAGCACTTATCGATTTAAATTGGTCAGATTTTGAGGACGATTTTACTGAAATGGACCCTAAACAAACTTCGAGTAAGTAA